A segment of the Corythoichthys intestinalis isolate RoL2023-P3 chromosome 16, ASM3026506v1, whole genome shotgun sequence genome:
ccactgtgacttcgaaagggttcgtttggtttgtgtttttttcatggagcttccgttttgaaaaaggacaagaaatgatccatgcagcgttttaatgtttttttgagatgacaataaaactatcaaacttaaatgacaatatctcacgttttagttggtcgattgacttcacataataacgagagtaaaccgcaacttccgcactttaaaacgagagcaaccaacggcatgtgggtgacgtaattaaaacgtgagggcgcttcaaagacgacgtgcgctgaggacgcgccggcgcgtccttcgactctcaagggttaatatgCTAAAAGACAGTTtctctgataaaaagtgaaaatgtgaaacgcgATTATGTTACAGAGCACAGCCCTTTTGAGGAAAagaagtttcctcctaaatcagaattgagaggGAAAGAAgttaacaggttgaagcagtcatatcaagagtcaagcaaggttattgttaaatctatgacgcaacaacaaattgcaacggagtGCTCACCCAGAGCGTCGTGGGTGTTGAccaaacataagaagccgttctctgatggagaaatgataaaagagtgtatgactaaagtgatggcagcaatgctcgaaggaaaagaaaaggaggaaatgacaacaaaaatcaaacaaatctcactcaGATTCTTTaaccacaagacgcactgaggtactggctgatgatgtgagtaaacagctttgtgacccccaaatgccatttctcttaTTGGGCAGTGTTTAAgagttaaagttactgtcaataattattgTTTTCACCGTATTGACAGAgcttgtcaattatttagtgtacatgtgtaagcaatgtacttgcatgttttttttttgttgttgttgtttttttgcatttccattttaagtcaagaaaatgttttgttaatttatttttatttaattagaaTGTCCATggaatttttgtttggtcataagaaaaccacctttaccaccttcgacctgctATGTACTTGACccacattaataaatggacccatgcttgtatgaaaaaaaaaaaaaaagagttgtggaccttcaagatttgtatttgaggacccctgctttatggtcagaggtgcacataagtggtccgcatgcgcgcatccgtactggacgtagacaaacgcgctggccctcaacggcttccatacgcttttgcgtaccgatggctgaccaccgtatttgcggcggacacgagaaaataacttgtcaaaatgtcgaagtggcaggccacactgagtaattacttccgtgttcccccacccccgtcaaaagaaagacagacgacagagacgtcacaggagctaccgaaaaaaaggacttttgctgaaaagtagctacaggaggtaccatggctagaagcaaatgatactcgcacggaaatgcggtacaaaatgtgccgtgagaatcccaatgtcgccgataagagcagcgcattttatgtagggtcaaagaatttcagccatccaaactttgaaaagcacgaaaaaaacagagagcatgtggcaattaagcaaactatcgatgtcatacaggaccccactcgccctatagacaagtggcggaatagggcggaataaaggtaatgaacagcgacatgcgatgacaaacgtgtttttgctcgcattttacaaagctaaacatgcacgttcaatgaggtcttatgaggaggacatcccacttttaaaaaggtttggagttaatgtgggagccgcataatgccctttattttgaattggtgcttttatgtttatttctttacatttcacttcaaagtaatggcaattttgttgtgccagttgatgttaatcaagcattaattgttaatataattaattaaagttaattggctctaagtaaagcttgtcataaatttatcgcatcaggtgggttggctctcaagctcaatgaggaccaagtcacatctccaggtcctcctctgagaacctgggcaaaaaaattatgtgcacccctgtttatagtgtttttgttaactgttattttgcacatcattgaaaaaatacagttttGGATGAAAATCACTTCCTCGTGCATGCATTGTTACAGTAGGTGTAATGCAGTCATAATACatgtgtaaaaaataaaacctgTAGAACGCAttaccatatacagtatatagtagaGTTGCCACGCCCAAATGTAGGTTTTCCAATGCCTGATTAGACATTCCATTTTTCATGGGCGGGGCCAATATTCAAGTCTCCACTACGATTGGACAAAAGACATGTCCGTTTCAAAGTCCTCTTCCCATTAGTCATTGAGCGTCACGATTAAcgcaatcattttttttaaacgtttcaCAATGGAGGTTTGGTGGCAGATGCGGTCGGTGTTTGTTAATTTGCAATTTTAAGATTTATATGTGATTAACAAGTTCGTTCGTTTTCATAAATCTTGACGTCACGTTTTAGAGCTGTGTACGGTCCCGGGAAAGGTTCGGAGGGTTTACAACAATTGTTTTCTGCTTGCGGTTTGAGGAAGGAAATAGTCTTTAGGCTAACGCTATGTAGCAAGCGGACGTCATACATTTCAACGTGAACTCCGGACCTGAGAACTCTCCCGCTGTTATAAATCATACACTAAGGTAAGGCATGTTTTTGCATAACACGGACTTTTGTGCTATGTGACAAGGTTGTGATGTAAGTTGAGGACATGCGTGGATTTATCTAGGTCGCCGTGCCACGGCGCTTTATCAGATCAGATGCTATCAGCTGTCTGCCAAGTGGATGTAGAGTGTGTTTACTGTCAACCGTGTTGTTTTTCACGTCAGTTTGCAGGAATGACCGAGTACAAGCTGGTGGTGGTCGGTGCGGGAGGCGTTGGGAAGAGCGCCCTTACCATCCAGCTCATCCAAAATCACTTTGTGGATGAATATGATCCGACCATCGAGGTGGGATCCTGCATGTTTTGGTGTGAATGTTGTACTTTGCTGACATCTCAACTCGATATCGATACTGAAAAAATACTCCATACCATaatcgatagacgtccaatcatgtggctcttaaaaattcaaatttaaCCATGAGTTTataagtagacgtccaatccatttgaactgggagagtggcagcgaatgaatattggcatccctcccactttaaattaattcatcgatgcattcatttttagtagATTGCATTACtgcaatgtaatatttacagggcttgacggaaaaaaaaaaaaaaaacagtcaggaagaTGCAGCTATTCCAGAATGCTGTTCCCAGAGTACTTACAGTACAAGTACTAGGAAACTGGACTACACCTGCAGTTttcgattatttaaataatcgattaatctatgaatTAGATAGTTCGATTAACTGGATTAGgagcatttaatgtgttgcagaataaattttaggagatgtaaaacaaagccttgctaagattgcactttcaaaagcgcaataaaacaacactaggtaacttttcaacctttatagaatattttcataacatttgtgattatATATCGACTGActtgttgaatgacacctcttttatatgttgagtgggtctgtatcgcttgcaCCAGCACTCATTAATTTAGAGGAGGGTGGCCctgccccacaaaaaaaaactacaaatgtgctgactactTTACGGCATACATCACTTACCCCTTtctccattcattataaagacgaaagtcgatgcaaacgctttcgcgtgaatgctgcaaagatggcagagcaacaaaagggacaaaaagttttgtctgaggaggggaaaaaaagaggctacgaggatatacagaataaactttGGCCCAGCTTTCACTTGCAGGCATGACCCTCCGccccacatattcccacaaaacaaCTGCTaaatattagtgttgcaccgataccattttttggccccgataccgatacctggctgtgcagtatcggccgataccataccgataccaccccgttatttatatatatatatgtatatatatatatatattttttttccaaagagctacataattggatgtgaaatcattctatcaaggctttgtcaggctgttgcttacctttgcaaaataggaaaaagacaagtacaaagtgaatagtctactaaaccctagtagacaatagctgaataaacttttggctctcaaaggccaaaatagtgctacatttgtgaaattaataaaacatgtataatgctagcccaacagtaagaaataaaaataaattcataataataaactctgaataaacttttttaaacctcgcaaaggccaaacagtgcaactttcatgaaattattgtcacattctgctgctggttagactgtgttttgttgctgggctggtcgtgggggcgttcctgacgtcgcacctgaatccaatgcaggctcatcagcgcagcatttaagcacgggtggtctcaaagatatttgccttgctgatcgccatttgacatctcgcactagagtctcgctacatttgcttgttacgcccctgcattggttttttttttctgttagtgtgctgctctcgtttgtaacctctaccatgtgcaggtatttgagtgtttttattttggctttttggctcgctgtctatcgtcttagttaaccttcgagtttgtagtattgagctccgtcgacctgctgtcacggggtcctttttgttatttgttattttgttatttttttgtttgcaatcattaaacccttgtacgtatgcccctcttgttgtctgcttcgagttccaactttgtttccgcatttgcggacgctaacaattataagtaataataattgaccacagcatcccgtctctctattatcctcctttttcgggaggggggagtcccttatttaaatttctgaaaggtggcaaccctactttggaaacagttcccaaattactgcggcatttctttcagtaaaacacaataaaagtaaagtagacgtagtgaactgaccagagattgttgctctgaTCCAGCGCCCTTTCTCTGGATAGCagccctgctcttgcaggctcaaactcgttgtgttcgttcacatttcgtcttcaaatgttttatcaggttcgaggtattgaagttggccgatttaactccacatctggaaactttcaggccgcaaatcttgcatgcagccattgattttaatcgacgggaattctattttgaaatacttcccgaccaccgccatttctcctggtttcTCCATATGAAAacgcggccttgtcattggttaggagtggcttttggcccgctctcattggtctggagcaggccaatagcgatagctgcttggtgttcacatgtcatcacacaacacagagacggagtgtagtgagcgccaggaggaaaaaaaggctgtggtcaaatgttataataatggaccggtaaatggtatcggcgccgtctttgttggtactcgccgataccgataccaccatttcgggctggatcggcgccccctgccgatactagtatcggtatcggtgcatctttactaaatatacctctaaattaAATTACGATTACATAAACAAAGataatagctcaaacaaaagcttacaaccttatgttggtcttaacagggagcagctggacccagccatgttagatgagttatgtcatgttcactgttgccactaaaggggagtgtatccacccaaatcaataaactaaatgcaaacactttcaaaacaaaccattacaacgccactctcatTAAACAAATCTTCAAAGCAGCACATTTTtatcaaagctttttttcctaatcaagtaatcaattaatcgttgcagcactaatctggACCATATTACATAAATGTTTTCAAGAGTACTGTGAATTTCAAATTCCCGCCATGTACAACAAATTCCCAGAAATTGCTACAAATAACGGCGTGTCGATACTTTCACAATCAAATATCGTAGCTGGAtacaatatttcagtatcaatactTTAAGAAGATTACTTTTTGACAACATTAGCTTTGACATGAGTTATGTGCAATACTGTAATATTGGTTGTATAGTACAGTGTAATATTGATTTTCCTAAAGATGTACACAGATGATTAATTGGATTGTTTCACACCGCAGGACTCGTACAGAAAACAGGTGGTGATCGACGGTGAAACATGTCTGTTGGACATCCTGGACACTGCAGGTCAGGAGGAATACAGTGCAATGAGGGATCAATACATGAGGACAGGAGAAGGGTTCCTCTGCGTCTATGCCATCAACAACACCAAGTCCTTTGAGGACGTTCACTTGTACAGGTACTTGTGGTGCCGAGGCTCTTTTCCATCATGTGGCTGAGTAGAGTTTGAGCCATAAACATTGATTCATTGAGGAAGTACTGTAGTTGCTTTTAACTCCTTGATGAcagaatttacatttaacaaatacgCATAAAGCATTGTaggaatacataaataaaaatagtattACTAAAaaaggtacagtggtatgaaaaagtatctcaaccttttggaatttctcaaatttctgcataaaatcaccatcaaatgtgatctgatctttgtcaaaatcacacagatgaaataacagcgtctgctttaactaaaaccacctgaaCATTTAGAGATTTTCAGATTTTAACAATGATAGTATGcagacaaacaatgacagaaggcggacaaataagtaagtgaaccctttgcctcaggagacttaaagagcaattgaagacaatttttaccaaacaatttaaatcaggggcgtgcccagtcactgatgagtggtcgaaagctgccctacccacgaaaaacacacacctggtaataaTTGTctggatgagaagcattgtcttatgtgcatcgtggctcggtgaaaagagctgtctgaagacttgcgatcaaggattgttgatttgtgtaaagctgggaaaggatacaaaaccatctctaaaagtctggatgttcatcagtcgacagtcagagaagttgtctacaaatcgagagagtttggcactgttgcttttcttccaaggagtggccgtccaccaaagatgatgccaagagttcagcgcagaatactcagagaggaaaaaaagaaccctttagtgtctgctaaagccttacagaaatcactggcacagtccaatatctctgtgcacacatcaactacatcagtgttttttttaattttttttaaccttttctgagtcacagcacaccacaaaccaaaaatgttccaaaattactttctgtacagtatatttaattatacaaTAATTTCTccttatttatacttactcagtgtgaaacttgagcttgtttagatgaacacaaagccgatatcctggcaggtatcttcgtcaacagctctcagtctgtttttactttttcttttttttaatagcagttaggcttgaaaagctcagaattatcagacagagggtactttagcaatgtctttaaccgcatcatgGCTGAGCATCTCGCTgagaatggctttgcaggcaggtagtgttAAATATAtatgccacagtgtgggactttttggatttaacaacaagttcagcaacaagggaactggctttgagggcttccttatttacctttgtagtttttctcaaaaaagttgcctgtttctctgcgttttcacgaaggcgaacaa
Coding sequences within it:
- the zgc:55558 gene encoding GTPase KRas yields the protein MTEYKLVVVGAGGVGKSALTIQLIQNHFVDEYDPTIEDSYRKQVVIDGETCLLDILDTAGQEEYSAMRDQYMRTGEGFLCVYAINNTKSFEDVHLYREQINRVKDSDSVPMVLVGNKSDLSSRSVETRQAQELARSYGVPFVETSAKTRQGVEEAFYSLVREIRRYKETNRSNKKSKKNTQRRCMIL